Proteins encoded together in one Musa acuminata AAA Group cultivar baxijiao chromosome BXJ3-6, Cavendish_Baxijiao_AAA, whole genome shotgun sequence window:
- the LOC103971009 gene encoding proteasome activator subunit 4 isoform X2: MHLYNAWLPPVVAEETRREEESFAAVVRSVKDLWRRDDPDSVYSTLKWISVINIFVKAKSEVSPADVRELVEFGLDLFHSSQNKLHVQVRWGSVLVKLLMKHGKKLGLTIEWRPFYDCLTRTHFKRNTGPEGWRLRQRHFETVTSLTRSCRKFFPAGAAAEIWLEFRALMENPWHNSAFEGSGFVQLFLPVNSENQNYFTSCWIKECLDLWETLPNCQFWDIQWTSFLARCIKSCKAIDWEQFLPALFSRYLNMFEVPVSSGSGSYPFALEVPRNMKFLFSSKSGTPAKAIAKSIVYLLKPGSSAQEYFESLANLLEQYYHPSNGGRWTYSLERFLRYLVINFQKRLQHEQLNPDQNKEADIFLGKTERALFVKVLLKLIDRGQYSKNESLAETVAVATSVLSYVEPSLVLPFVASRFQLALETLTATHQLKSAVTSVAFAGRAIFLASTSAPQADDHNNSDALVDLIIISLSNALLGMDANDPPKTLATMQLIGSIFSNLAVVGDNDDGSSFLQSINFSEWLDEFFCRLFSLLQHLEQTSITNEVPQASISSGTFLVEDSPYYFCMLEILLGKLSKPLFDQSLRKISKFVNSNILPGATTEVGLLCCACVLSNPEEAAVHLIKPILTTILSSFEGTPISGFGGGRRFDASVSTKAALSPALETALEYHLKVLAIAISYGGSELLQFRDKLKEAIGSAFQAPSWKVNGAGNHVLRSLLGSLILYYPIDQFKSFCSEPGSSLMEEWLCSKINENEMNEKASLFPRWHVPTQNELSFASELLVVHFQSALDVLLSICQTEMHTEAGDEKEHLKVTLLRIYSSLQGVMSCLPDMRPSYKNKGTKDTDFNYSVIAGAVGSCIGSAEMRERAAQQIHVACKYLLKERSDDSILLILIIRVMDALGNFGSLEYEEWSSHIQAWKLESAAIIEPPCNFIISSHAKGKRRPRWALVDKAYMHNTWRSSQSSYHRFRTDSNISPPEHLVLLMEDLLDLSLHNYETVRSLAGRSLSKMLKRWPSLISKCVLTMSSNLQDPKAPEHVVLGSCAVLATQTILRHLSMDAVSFSAFIIGLLASSHHESLKVQKAITELFVKYNIHFSGISRSFFKSSGTNPEGPEFTELISQISSLGFDNTSLHWRYNLMANRVLLLLTLSSRSDSHLSSKILGQTAGHFLRNLKSQLPQSRILAISALNTLLQGTPHKISSQEQQQSEYPKENNNLSTEGILNEILMEDGFFSETLNSLSHVHIIADETSVTRGNQGESSFQSLADKAITFFYFDFLASWPRTPSWISFYGGDTFYSNFARIFKRLIQECGSPVLKALQNTLDEFSSAKERSKQCVAAEVMAGILHSDVGVLSEAWDEWMMNQLQKIMVASSVETIPDWAACIRYAVTGKGKYGTRIPLLRQRILDCLIVPLPQTMATNIVSKRYAFLSVALAEISPPRMPIAEVHYHHQLLEELLDNMSHSSAQVREAIGVTLSVLCSNLRLSAASVHSSPEKVEEEGGLMVGLLQKKDWAKLLTEGVSELAMNILSRNHSDSMEITGELTHENVSVNKEVKADIRRMETMFHFLISSLRSGRSSYLLDIIVRLLHPVISLQETSNKDLSTLAKTAFELLKWRALPRPFMESAVSVILSSVNDPNWRTRSACLAYLRVFMYRHTFTLSGVEKQEIWKCIEKLLVDNQVEVREHAAGVLAGLMKGGDEDLSRAFRDRSCTEANLMLKQRKQRNSRSNQSIASIHGAVLALTASVLSVPYDMPSWLPDHVTLLAQFIGEPSPIKSTVTKAVAEFRRTHADTWNIHKDAFTEEQLEVLADTSSSSSYFA; this comes from the exons aTGCATCTCTACAACGCGTGGCTGCCGCCGGTGGTGGCGGAAGAGACGAGGCGGGAGGAGGAGTCCTTCGCGGCCGTGGTTAGATCGGTGAAGGACTTGTGGCGGCGGGATGATCCCGACTCCGTCTACTCCACCCTCAAATGGATCTCCGTTATCAACAT TTTTGTGAAAGCAAAGAGTGAAGTGTCTCCGGCAGACGTGAGGGAGCTTGTGGAGTTTGGTTTGGATTTGTTTCACTCCTCACAGAACAAACTACATGTCCAG GTTAGATGGGGAAGCGTGTTAGTCAAGCTTTTGATGAAACATGGGAAGAAGCTAGGATTAACTATTGAATGGAGACCCTTCTATGACTGTCTGACACGGACACATTTTAAAAG AAATACTGGCCCTGAAGGATGGAGGTTGAGACAACGACATTTTGAGACCGTGACATCGCTTACTCGATCCTGTCGGAAGTTCTTTCCTGCAGGTGCTGctgctgaaatttggttggaattCAG GGCTTTAATGGAAAACCCATGGCATAACTCAGCCTTTGAGGGTTCAGGATTTGTGCAACTCTTTCTTCCTGTTAACTCCGAGAATCAGAATTACTTTACAAG TTGTTGGATCAAGGAGTGCCTTGATCTTTGGGAGACACTACCGAATTGCCAATTTTGGGATATTCAGTGGACTTCTTTTCTTGCACGTTGTATAAAGAGTTGCAAGGCTATTGACTGGGAACAGTTCTTGCCTGCACTCTTTTCTCGATACTTGAACATGTTTGAG GTTCCTGTATCAAGTGGAAGTGGATCATATCCTTTCGCCCTGGAAGTTCCTAGAAATATGAAGTTCTTGTTTTCCAGTAAGAGTGGCACTCCTGCTAAGGCTATTGCAAAGTCAATC GTTTATCTCTTGAAGCCAGGTAGCTCAGCGCAAGAGTACTTTGAGAGTCTGGCAAATCTACTGGAACA ATATTATCATCCCTCAAATGGTGGTCGCTGGACTTACTCTCTGGAACGTTTTCTTCGGTACTTAGTAATTAACTTCCAGAAGCGACTTCAGCATGAGCAGCT CAACCCGGACCAAAACAAAGAAGCTGATATCTTCTTGGGAAAGACAGAAAGGGCCTTATTTGTTAAAGTGCTGTTGAAATTAATAGATCGTGGTCAGTACAGCAAAAATGAATCTCTTGCCGAAACAGTTGCTGTTGCAACTTCTGTTCTGTCATATGTGGAACCATCCTTGGTCCTTCCATTTGTTGCATCTAGGTTTCAGCTGGCATTGGAGACT TTGACAGCCACCCACCAGTTGAAATCTGCTGTCACATCAGTGGCATTTGCTGGTCGTGCAATTTTTCTTGCCTCAACTTCTGCTCCTCAAGCTGATGATCACAACAATTCTGATGCTTTGGTGGATCTAATAATAATCTCTCTCTCCAATGCATTACTTGGTATGGATGCTAATGATCCTCCGAAGACCTTGGCAACTATGCAGTTGATTGGTTCCATATTTTCCAAT TTAGCTGTGGTTGGCGACAATGATGATGGGTCTTCATTCCTGCAAAGCATCAACTTTTCAGAATGGCTAGATGAGTTCTTTTGTCGCTTATTTTCTCTACTTCAACATTTGGAACAAACTAGTATCAC AAATGAGGTTCCTCAAGCTTCAATTTCATCAGGAACGTTTCTTGTAGAGGACAGTCCATACTATTTTTGTATGCTCGAAATCTTGCTTGGGAAATTGTCCAAACCTTTGTTTGATCAG TCTTTGAGAAAAATATCCAAGTTTGTCAACTCAAATATTCTTCCTGGAGCTACCACCGAAGTTGGCCTTCTTTGTTGTGCTTGTGTTTTGTCAAACCCAGAAGAGGCAGCAGTCCACCTTATTAAGCCAATCTTAACGACCATATTATCCTCTTTTGAAGGAACCCCAATTTCAGGTTTTGGTGGTGGAAGACGTTTTGATGCATCAGTTTCTACGAAG GCTGCACTTTCACCAGCTCTTGAAACAGCATTAGAATACCATCTGAAAGTTCTTGCAATAGCCATAAGTTATGGGGGATCAGAGCTGTTGCAGTTCAGGGATAAACTAAAGGAAGCAATCGGATCTGCATTTCAGGCCCCTTCTTGGAAG GTCAATGGAGCTGGCAATCATGTGCTTCGCTCTCTTCTTGGAAGCCTCATTCTCTATTACCCCATTGACCAGTTTAA GTCTTTTTGTAGTGAGCCTGGTTCTTCTTTAATGGAAGAATGGCTTTGCAGCAAAATTAATGAGAATGAAATGAATGAAAAAGCCAGTTTGTTTCCTCGATGGCATGTTCCTACTCAGAATGAACTTTCTTTTGCAAGTGAGCTCTTAGTTGTTCATTTCCAATCAGCTCTGGATGTCCTTCTCAGTATTTGTCAGACTGAAATGCACACTGAGGCAG GCGATGAGAAGGAACACTTGAAAGTGACTTTATTGCGCATATACTCATCACTACAAGGGGTAATGTCATGCTTGCCTGATATGCGACCTTCCTACAAAAATAAAGGAACTAAGGACACTGATTTTAATTATTCTGTTATTGCGGGAGCTGTTGGGTCATGTATTGGTAGTGCAGAAATGAGGGAGAGGGCTGCTCAGCAGATACATGTAGCTTGCAA ATATTTACTGAAAGAAAGATCAGATGATAGCATACTTCTTATACTTATTATTCGTGTCATGGATGCTTTAGGGAATTTTG GAAGCTTGGAATATGAAGAATGGTCGAGTCACATACAGGCTTGGAAATTGGAGTCTGCTGCGATAATTGAGCCTCCAtgtaattttattatttcttctcaTGCTAAGGGAAAAAGAAG GCCAAGATGGGCACTTGTTGACAAGGCATACATGCATAACACATGGAGATCCtcacaatcatcatatcataggtTTCGCACAGATAGCAATATATCTCCACCTGAGCACTTGGTTCTTCTAATGGAGGATCTTCTGGATCTCTCTTTGCACAACTATGAAACAGTTCGCTC ACTTGCTGGAAGATCTCTTTCAAAGATGCTGAAGCGATGGCCATCATTGATTTCCAAGTGTGTTCTCACCATGAGTTCAAACTTGCAGGATCCAAAAGCACCAGAACATGTAGTACTAGGTTCTTGTGCAGTTCTTGCAACACAAACGATCCTCCGACATCTGTCAATG GATGCAGTCTCATTCTCAGCATTTATCATTGGTCTTCTAGCTAG TTCCCATCATGAATCACTGAAAGTTCAGAAAGCTATAACTGAG CTGTTTGTTAAATACAACATCCACTTCTCTGGAATATCAAGGAGCTTTTTCAAGTCTTCAGGTACGAACCCAGAGGGGCCAGAATTTACTGAGTTGATTTCACAGATCAGTTCCTTAGGCTTTGACAATACAAGCCTGCATTGGAG GTATAATTTGATGGCTAACAGAGTACTTCTTTTGTTAACTTTGTCTTCTAGAAGTGACTCACATTTATCTTCCAAAATTTTGGGACAAACTGCAG GACATTTTTTAAGAAATTTGAAAAGTCAACTTCCTCAGTCAAGGATACTCGCAATTTCTGCTTTAAACACTTTATTACAAGGGACACCTCACAAAATCTCAAGTCAAGAGCAGCAACAGTCTGAGTATCCAAAAGAAAATAACAACCTCTCTACTGAAGGAATCTTGAATGAAATACTAATGGAGGATGGATTTTTCAGTGAAACGCTTAATAGCCTTTCTCATGTCCATATAATTGCTGATGAGACTTCTGTTACCAGAGGAAACCAAGGAGAATCATCCTTTCAGAGCCTGGCAGATAAAGCCATCACCTTTTTCTATTTTGATTTCTTAGCTTCATGGCCACGAACTCCCAGTTGGATATCCTTTTATGGAGGTGATACCTTCTATTCCAACTTCGCAAGAATTTTTAAGCGGCTGATACAGGAATGTGGATCACCAGTTTTAAAGGCTCTTCAGAACACCTTGGATGAATTTTCTAGTGCAAAAGAGAGATCGAAACAGTGTGTAGCTGCCGAAGTGATGGCTGGTATCCTTCATTCTGATGTTGGTGTCCTTTCAGAGGCCTGGGATGAGTGGATGATGAATCAACTTCAGAAAATTATGGTGGCATCATCTGTAGAAACAATACCTGATTGGGCAGCTTGTATTCGGTATGCAGTTACAGGGAAAGGGAAGTATGGCACAAGAATCCCTCTTCTGAGACAGCGAATATTAGACTGCTTGATAGTACCCTTACCTCAAACAATGGCCACTAACATTGTGTCAAAGAGGTATGCATTCCTCTCAGTTGCACTGGCTGAAATATCTCCACCTAGGATGCCCATTGCTGAGGTTCATTATCATCATCAACTTCTGGAAGAGTTATTGGATAACATGAGCCATTCGTCTGCCCAG GTGCGGGAAGCTATAGGAGTCACTCTCTCTGTGCTATGTTCAAATTTGCGGCTCAGTGCAGCTTCTGTGCATTCTTCACCAGAAAAGGTTGAGGAAGAAGGGGGTCTTATGGTTGGACTTCTGCAAAAGAAAGATTGGGCAAAGCTTCTAACAGAGGGAGTTTCTGAGTTGGCAATGAATATTCTGAGTAGAAATCACTCTGACAGCATGGAGATCACTGGAGAGTTAACTCATGAAAATGTCTCAGTTAACAAAGAAGTGAAGGCAGATATCAGAAGGATGGAGACG ATGTTCCATTTTCTTATCTCATCTTTGAGATCTGGAAGATCCTCTTATTTGTTAGATATAATTGTTAGGCTCCTCCATCCTGTCATTTCATTACAG GAAACATCAAACAAAGATTTGTCAACACTGGCCAAGACAGCTTTTGAATTACTAAAATGGAGGGCATTACCACGGCCTTTCATGGAAAGTGCCGtttcagtgattctttcttcagtAAATGATCCCAACTGGCGAACAAGATCTGCATGCCTTGCTTATCTTCGTGTCTTTATGTACAG GCACACATTCACCCTTTCAGGAGTGGAGAAACAAGAAATATGGAAGTGCATTGAGAAGCTACTCGTGGACAACCAAGTTGAG
- the LOC103971009 gene encoding proteasome activator subunit 4 isoform X1, translated as MHLYNAWLPPVVAEETRREEESFAAVVRSVKDLWRRDDPDSVYSTLKWISVINIFVKAKSEVSPADVRELVEFGLDLFHSSQNKLHVQVRWGSVLVKLLMKHGKKLGLTIEWRPFYDCLTRTHFKRNTGPEGWRLRQRHFETVTSLTRSCRKFFPAGAAAEIWLEFRALMENPWHNSAFEGSGFVQLFLPVNSENQNYFTSCWIKECLDLWETLPNCQFWDIQWTSFLARCIKSCKAIDWEQFLPALFSRYLNMFEVPVSSGSGSYPFALEVPRNMKFLFSSKSGTPAKAIAKSIVYLLKPGSSAQEYFESLANLLEQYYHPSNGGRWTYSLERFLRYLVINFQKRLQHEQLNPDQNKEADIFLGKTERALFVKVLLKLIDRGQYSKNESLAETVAVATSVLSYVEPSLVLPFVASRFQLALETLTATHQLKSAVTSVAFAGRAIFLASTSAPQADDHNNSDALVDLIIISLSNALLGMDANDPPKTLATMQLIGSIFSNLAVVGDNDDGSSFLQSINFSEWLDEFFCRLFSLLQHLEQTSITNEVPQASISSGTFLVEDSPYYFCMLEILLGKLSKPLFDQSLRKISKFVNSNILPGATTEVGLLCCACVLSNPEEAAVHLIKPILTTILSSFEGTPISGFGGGRRFDASVSTKMQAALSPALETALEYHLKVLAIAISYGGSELLQFRDKLKEAIGSAFQAPSWKVNGAGNHVLRSLLGSLILYYPIDQFKSFCSEPGSSLMEEWLCSKINENEMNEKASLFPRWHVPTQNELSFASELLVVHFQSALDVLLSICQTEMHTEAGDEKEHLKVTLLRIYSSLQGVMSCLPDMRPSYKNKGTKDTDFNYSVIAGAVGSCIGSAEMRERAAQQIHVACKYLLKERSDDSILLILIIRVMDALGNFGSLEYEEWSSHIQAWKLESAAIIEPPCNFIISSHAKGKRRPRWALVDKAYMHNTWRSSQSSYHRFRTDSNISPPEHLVLLMEDLLDLSLHNYETVRSLAGRSLSKMLKRWPSLISKCVLTMSSNLQDPKAPEHVVLGSCAVLATQTILRHLSMDAVSFSAFIIGLLASSHHESLKVQKAITELFVKYNIHFSGISRSFFKSSGTNPEGPEFTELISQISSLGFDNTSLHWRYNLMANRVLLLLTLSSRSDSHLSSKILGQTAGHFLRNLKSQLPQSRILAISALNTLLQGTPHKISSQEQQQSEYPKENNNLSTEGILNEILMEDGFFSETLNSLSHVHIIADETSVTRGNQGESSFQSLADKAITFFYFDFLASWPRTPSWISFYGGDTFYSNFARIFKRLIQECGSPVLKALQNTLDEFSSAKERSKQCVAAEVMAGILHSDVGVLSEAWDEWMMNQLQKIMVASSVETIPDWAACIRYAVTGKGKYGTRIPLLRQRILDCLIVPLPQTMATNIVSKRYAFLSVALAEISPPRMPIAEVHYHHQLLEELLDNMSHSSAQVREAIGVTLSVLCSNLRLSAASVHSSPEKVEEEGGLMVGLLQKKDWAKLLTEGVSELAMNILSRNHSDSMEITGELTHENVSVNKEVKADIRRMETMFHFLISSLRSGRSSYLLDIIVRLLHPVISLQETSNKDLSTLAKTAFELLKWRALPRPFMESAVSVILSSVNDPNWRTRSACLAYLRVFMYRHTFTLSGVEKQEIWKCIEKLLVDNQVEVREHAAGVLAGLMKGGDEDLSRAFRDRSCTEANLMLKQRKQRNSRSNQSIASIHGAVLALTASVLSVPYDMPSWLPDHVTLLAQFIGEPSPIKSTVTKAVAEFRRTHADTWNIHKDAFTEEQLEVLADTSSSSSYFA; from the exons aTGCATCTCTACAACGCGTGGCTGCCGCCGGTGGTGGCGGAAGAGACGAGGCGGGAGGAGGAGTCCTTCGCGGCCGTGGTTAGATCGGTGAAGGACTTGTGGCGGCGGGATGATCCCGACTCCGTCTACTCCACCCTCAAATGGATCTCCGTTATCAACAT TTTTGTGAAAGCAAAGAGTGAAGTGTCTCCGGCAGACGTGAGGGAGCTTGTGGAGTTTGGTTTGGATTTGTTTCACTCCTCACAGAACAAACTACATGTCCAG GTTAGATGGGGAAGCGTGTTAGTCAAGCTTTTGATGAAACATGGGAAGAAGCTAGGATTAACTATTGAATGGAGACCCTTCTATGACTGTCTGACACGGACACATTTTAAAAG AAATACTGGCCCTGAAGGATGGAGGTTGAGACAACGACATTTTGAGACCGTGACATCGCTTACTCGATCCTGTCGGAAGTTCTTTCCTGCAGGTGCTGctgctgaaatttggttggaattCAG GGCTTTAATGGAAAACCCATGGCATAACTCAGCCTTTGAGGGTTCAGGATTTGTGCAACTCTTTCTTCCTGTTAACTCCGAGAATCAGAATTACTTTACAAG TTGTTGGATCAAGGAGTGCCTTGATCTTTGGGAGACACTACCGAATTGCCAATTTTGGGATATTCAGTGGACTTCTTTTCTTGCACGTTGTATAAAGAGTTGCAAGGCTATTGACTGGGAACAGTTCTTGCCTGCACTCTTTTCTCGATACTTGAACATGTTTGAG GTTCCTGTATCAAGTGGAAGTGGATCATATCCTTTCGCCCTGGAAGTTCCTAGAAATATGAAGTTCTTGTTTTCCAGTAAGAGTGGCACTCCTGCTAAGGCTATTGCAAAGTCAATC GTTTATCTCTTGAAGCCAGGTAGCTCAGCGCAAGAGTACTTTGAGAGTCTGGCAAATCTACTGGAACA ATATTATCATCCCTCAAATGGTGGTCGCTGGACTTACTCTCTGGAACGTTTTCTTCGGTACTTAGTAATTAACTTCCAGAAGCGACTTCAGCATGAGCAGCT CAACCCGGACCAAAACAAAGAAGCTGATATCTTCTTGGGAAAGACAGAAAGGGCCTTATTTGTTAAAGTGCTGTTGAAATTAATAGATCGTGGTCAGTACAGCAAAAATGAATCTCTTGCCGAAACAGTTGCTGTTGCAACTTCTGTTCTGTCATATGTGGAACCATCCTTGGTCCTTCCATTTGTTGCATCTAGGTTTCAGCTGGCATTGGAGACT TTGACAGCCACCCACCAGTTGAAATCTGCTGTCACATCAGTGGCATTTGCTGGTCGTGCAATTTTTCTTGCCTCAACTTCTGCTCCTCAAGCTGATGATCACAACAATTCTGATGCTTTGGTGGATCTAATAATAATCTCTCTCTCCAATGCATTACTTGGTATGGATGCTAATGATCCTCCGAAGACCTTGGCAACTATGCAGTTGATTGGTTCCATATTTTCCAAT TTAGCTGTGGTTGGCGACAATGATGATGGGTCTTCATTCCTGCAAAGCATCAACTTTTCAGAATGGCTAGATGAGTTCTTTTGTCGCTTATTTTCTCTACTTCAACATTTGGAACAAACTAGTATCAC AAATGAGGTTCCTCAAGCTTCAATTTCATCAGGAACGTTTCTTGTAGAGGACAGTCCATACTATTTTTGTATGCTCGAAATCTTGCTTGGGAAATTGTCCAAACCTTTGTTTGATCAG TCTTTGAGAAAAATATCCAAGTTTGTCAACTCAAATATTCTTCCTGGAGCTACCACCGAAGTTGGCCTTCTTTGTTGTGCTTGTGTTTTGTCAAACCCAGAAGAGGCAGCAGTCCACCTTATTAAGCCAATCTTAACGACCATATTATCCTCTTTTGAAGGAACCCCAATTTCAGGTTTTGGTGGTGGAAGACGTTTTGATGCATCAGTTTCTACGAAG ATGCAGGCTGCACTTTCACCAGCTCTTGAAACAGCATTAGAATACCATCTGAAAGTTCTTGCAATAGCCATAAGTTATGGGGGATCAGAGCTGTTGCAGTTCAGGGATAAACTAAAGGAAGCAATCGGATCTGCATTTCAGGCCCCTTCTTGGAAG GTCAATGGAGCTGGCAATCATGTGCTTCGCTCTCTTCTTGGAAGCCTCATTCTCTATTACCCCATTGACCAGTTTAA GTCTTTTTGTAGTGAGCCTGGTTCTTCTTTAATGGAAGAATGGCTTTGCAGCAAAATTAATGAGAATGAAATGAATGAAAAAGCCAGTTTGTTTCCTCGATGGCATGTTCCTACTCAGAATGAACTTTCTTTTGCAAGTGAGCTCTTAGTTGTTCATTTCCAATCAGCTCTGGATGTCCTTCTCAGTATTTGTCAGACTGAAATGCACACTGAGGCAG GCGATGAGAAGGAACACTTGAAAGTGACTTTATTGCGCATATACTCATCACTACAAGGGGTAATGTCATGCTTGCCTGATATGCGACCTTCCTACAAAAATAAAGGAACTAAGGACACTGATTTTAATTATTCTGTTATTGCGGGAGCTGTTGGGTCATGTATTGGTAGTGCAGAAATGAGGGAGAGGGCTGCTCAGCAGATACATGTAGCTTGCAA ATATTTACTGAAAGAAAGATCAGATGATAGCATACTTCTTATACTTATTATTCGTGTCATGGATGCTTTAGGGAATTTTG GAAGCTTGGAATATGAAGAATGGTCGAGTCACATACAGGCTTGGAAATTGGAGTCTGCTGCGATAATTGAGCCTCCAtgtaattttattatttcttctcaTGCTAAGGGAAAAAGAAG GCCAAGATGGGCACTTGTTGACAAGGCATACATGCATAACACATGGAGATCCtcacaatcatcatatcataggtTTCGCACAGATAGCAATATATCTCCACCTGAGCACTTGGTTCTTCTAATGGAGGATCTTCTGGATCTCTCTTTGCACAACTATGAAACAGTTCGCTC ACTTGCTGGAAGATCTCTTTCAAAGATGCTGAAGCGATGGCCATCATTGATTTCCAAGTGTGTTCTCACCATGAGTTCAAACTTGCAGGATCCAAAAGCACCAGAACATGTAGTACTAGGTTCTTGTGCAGTTCTTGCAACACAAACGATCCTCCGACATCTGTCAATG GATGCAGTCTCATTCTCAGCATTTATCATTGGTCTTCTAGCTAG TTCCCATCATGAATCACTGAAAGTTCAGAAAGCTATAACTGAG CTGTTTGTTAAATACAACATCCACTTCTCTGGAATATCAAGGAGCTTTTTCAAGTCTTCAGGTACGAACCCAGAGGGGCCAGAATTTACTGAGTTGATTTCACAGATCAGTTCCTTAGGCTTTGACAATACAAGCCTGCATTGGAG GTATAATTTGATGGCTAACAGAGTACTTCTTTTGTTAACTTTGTCTTCTAGAAGTGACTCACATTTATCTTCCAAAATTTTGGGACAAACTGCAG GACATTTTTTAAGAAATTTGAAAAGTCAACTTCCTCAGTCAAGGATACTCGCAATTTCTGCTTTAAACACTTTATTACAAGGGACACCTCACAAAATCTCAAGTCAAGAGCAGCAACAGTCTGAGTATCCAAAAGAAAATAACAACCTCTCTACTGAAGGAATCTTGAATGAAATACTAATGGAGGATGGATTTTTCAGTGAAACGCTTAATAGCCTTTCTCATGTCCATATAATTGCTGATGAGACTTCTGTTACCAGAGGAAACCAAGGAGAATCATCCTTTCAGAGCCTGGCAGATAAAGCCATCACCTTTTTCTATTTTGATTTCTTAGCTTCATGGCCACGAACTCCCAGTTGGATATCCTTTTATGGAGGTGATACCTTCTATTCCAACTTCGCAAGAATTTTTAAGCGGCTGATACAGGAATGTGGATCACCAGTTTTAAAGGCTCTTCAGAACACCTTGGATGAATTTTCTAGTGCAAAAGAGAGATCGAAACAGTGTGTAGCTGCCGAAGTGATGGCTGGTATCCTTCATTCTGATGTTGGTGTCCTTTCAGAGGCCTGGGATGAGTGGATGATGAATCAACTTCAGAAAATTATGGTGGCATCATCTGTAGAAACAATACCTGATTGGGCAGCTTGTATTCGGTATGCAGTTACAGGGAAAGGGAAGTATGGCACAAGAATCCCTCTTCTGAGACAGCGAATATTAGACTGCTTGATAGTACCCTTACCTCAAACAATGGCCACTAACATTGTGTCAAAGAGGTATGCATTCCTCTCAGTTGCACTGGCTGAAATATCTCCACCTAGGATGCCCATTGCTGAGGTTCATTATCATCATCAACTTCTGGAAGAGTTATTGGATAACATGAGCCATTCGTCTGCCCAG GTGCGGGAAGCTATAGGAGTCACTCTCTCTGTGCTATGTTCAAATTTGCGGCTCAGTGCAGCTTCTGTGCATTCTTCACCAGAAAAGGTTGAGGAAGAAGGGGGTCTTATGGTTGGACTTCTGCAAAAGAAAGATTGGGCAAAGCTTCTAACAGAGGGAGTTTCTGAGTTGGCAATGAATATTCTGAGTAGAAATCACTCTGACAGCATGGAGATCACTGGAGAGTTAACTCATGAAAATGTCTCAGTTAACAAAGAAGTGAAGGCAGATATCAGAAGGATGGAGACG ATGTTCCATTTTCTTATCTCATCTTTGAGATCTGGAAGATCCTCTTATTTGTTAGATATAATTGTTAGGCTCCTCCATCCTGTCATTTCATTACAG GAAACATCAAACAAAGATTTGTCAACACTGGCCAAGACAGCTTTTGAATTACTAAAATGGAGGGCATTACCACGGCCTTTCATGGAAAGTGCCGtttcagtgattctttcttcagtAAATGATCCCAACTGGCGAACAAGATCTGCATGCCTTGCTTATCTTCGTGTCTTTATGTACAG GCACACATTCACCCTTTCAGGAGTGGAGAAACAAGAAATATGGAAGTGCATTGAGAAGCTACTCGTGGACAACCAAGTTGAG